One region of Wyeomyia smithii strain HCP4-BCI-WySm-NY-G18 chromosome 3, ASM2978416v1, whole genome shotgun sequence genomic DNA includes:
- the LOC129728452 gene encoding uncharacterized protein LOC129728452, with product MVFGHRCILQTDHKPLLKIFGNTKGIPVYTANRLQRWVLTLKLHNFDIQFEPTARFSHADLLSHLMSSNSGPDEDYIFVALQIESNFKVILNDSISALPVTSEMIVKETSRDSVLQGVIQHINLGWPQTATQPQHPDIRQFFTRRNSLQIVQDYIMCGDRVVIPARFRKRLHLLAKHRRRRRNLCLTLQFLCRRRRIPEKTNLESWPIPSKPCPEVFRTRNTTTTATLEILEETFARRGNPRTLVSAPYHPQLNGQAESGQAIVALHRPSKLQRSVGYSLLSFARTQIN from the coding sequence ATGGTTTTCGGACACAGATGCATTCTTCAAACCGACCACAAGCCGTTGCTGAAAATATTTGGAAACACGAAGGGTATTCCAGTTTACACCGCAAATCGTCTACAACGCTGGGTACTCACGCTAAAGCTTCATAACTTTGACATCCAGTTCGAGCCGACTGCAAGATTTAGTCACGCTGATCTGCTGTCACACCTAATGAGTTCGAACAGTGGACCGGACGAAGACTACATCTTCGTTGCTTTGCAAATCGAATCGAATTTTAAAGTGATCCTCAACGACTCCATTTCTGCCTTACCGGTCACATCTGAAATGATAGTCAAGGAGACAAGCCGCGATTCAGTCCTACAAGGGGTGATCCAGCACATCAATCTAGGTTGGCCGCAAACTGCAACTCAACCACAACATCCAGATATTCGTCAGTTCTTCACCAGGCGAAATAGCCTGCAGATCGTTCAAGATTACATAATGTGTGGTGATCGGGTCGTCATTCCAGCACGTTTCCGGAAGCGACTTCATTTACTGGCTAAACATAGACGACGACGTAGAAACCTGTGTTTGACATTGCAGTTTCTGTGCAGACGCCGCCGAATCCCCGAGAAAACCAATCTGGAGTCCTGGCCGATTCCGTCGAAACCCTGTCCCGAAGTTTTCCGCACCCGCAATACAACAACGACAGCAACACTGGAAATTCTTGAAGAAACCTTCGCAAGGCGTGGCAATCCACGAACCCTAGTGTCAGCTCCGTATCACCCGCAGTTGAATGGTCAGGCGGAAAGTGGACAGGCGATCGTGGCGCTCCACCGGCCGAGTAAACTACAACGTTCTGTTGGATACTCATTACTCTCATTTGCTCGCACGCAAATCAACTGA